In Streptococcus parauberis NCFD 2020, the sequence AAAATCGAAAAAGTCTAAATCTGATATAGAAGATTCGTAAACATGATCAATGTATTCTCCAAAAGCTTGTAAATACTTGTATTTGAAAAGTTGGGAACTGCTGGTCCCCGAAATACAAACCAAAAGGATATTTTTGCGTGCCAAATCGCGATCACGTTTTTCAGTTGCCAAGGCAAATATCAAGGCAATATAGGCAACTTCAGCCAATGGAATTTCTCTTTGATAATACTCACTTAAAACAGTCACAGCTGTATTAGCAATTGTATAAGGAAAAGGGTATTCCTTGAGAATTTGTTCCGTTAAAGGATTATCCAGTAACATATTGTAGCGTAGGCGAATATCCATGGGGACTAAATGTTGGCTGAGAGACATGCGCAAATCTAGATTATTACGAAAATCTAGATTCAAAGCCTTATTAACCTGTTCTAGCATGGAAAAGGCCAGCTGATCAATATGGCTACTAATAATAAAGTTAGGACCAAACTTGCTTAATGAATTTGAAGATAACTTAGAAGTAAATTGTAAGGCAATATAGTCTCTTTCATATTTATTAAAGTAGACATTATTTTCCTTATTCAAGTAGTTGAGGTAATCAGAGACGATTTTTTGCGATGCCGGACTAATCTCTTTCCGACCTGCCAATGGTTTTTCAATACTGAAATGCTTTTTTATCCGTCGAATAGCAACAAAAACTGAATGAATAAATGCCTCTAAGGCAACTTCAGACATATGAACTTGATAAACTTGATTTCCTGCAATAATATATTCCATCAATTTTTTGGTTTCTTGACTATTCTCAATGCGGTAAAAATTATTGGTAACGATGAAAGTCCTTATATCAAACTCATCGCCCAAAAGCTTAATCCCATAGTGTGGTTTACGATCAATTTTCAAATCGTATAATTCCAGTAAGGTTTCTAGTTTCTTGATATGATTAGAAATAATCCCCCGCGACACATACAATTGACTGGCAATATCGTCGATAGTCATGTAGTCTTCCGCATCCAAAAGCAAATGGACCACTTCTTCATAAATCACTTGCTTTTGGTTAGACTGACTAAGACTGGAACGATTGACCTTTTCCAAAAAGAGCTTTTTATCCGAAATCAGAATGGTATAGCCTTTTCCTCTTTTTGAAGGAATAGTGGCCCCAAAATCAGACAAAATAGCATTTAGTTCTTTGATTCTGGTTCTAACCGTTTTTTCACTGAGCCTAAGCTTTTCGGATAGTTGCACCGATGAACAATAGCTATCTTCGGATAAAAGCTCTACGATTTCAAAATATTTTTCTTCCATATTTGCTTTCCTCCATACAGGATAGTCCTTGGCCAAGCAAGCTGCTGATGAATCGACAAAACCATGCATAAGTATGCATGGATAATTAAACTTTCTATTTATTATAACCATGTTTCAAGGAATAATCAATAAAGCGTTTTCGCATTTCCTGGCAAAAAAAGAAATCGACACCGTGCAAAAATAGAGAAAAACATACTTGGAAAAAGCCTTAATTATCGTTTGCCAACAAGTGTTTATTTAAAAACGATATTTTTTTATTGATAATCGATAAAAATGTGCTATACTGAAGTCACGAAATAAGGAGATAAATTTATGAAACCCCAAAATTACGAAGATTTTAGTATTGTCTTAACCAAAATTTGTTTGATTTCCCTTTTCATTGGCGCCGTCGGTTTGCTATCAACAGGAACTTGGGTGGTCGATTAAGCCATTATTTACCCTTCGCCCTTCCTCCACGGCTCTGCCCGCTACCTGAGTATGTTAGTCATCGGTTATAGCATTGGCTTTATGTCTCTGATTTTTCTCTATCACCTTTACAGCTTGGTTAGTCGCATTGGCAAGGAGCAAATTTTCATTGAGAAAAATGTCCGTTGCCTGCAAATTCTTGGTTGGGAAGCTGCAGCCATTACCCTCTTATCATTTCTAATGGGGGTCACTTGCTACATTCCCATGTTACTGATTACGGCCTCTGGCTTGGCGCTCACCTTGGTTATCCGCGTCATCCGTAATGCCTTCGGAAAAGCCGTTCAGTTACAAGACACTGTCGATTTCACCATTTAAGAAAGGGGACCTATGATACGTATAAACTTAGATCTGGTCATGGCCCAGAAACACATCAGCGCCGGTCGCCTTGCGGAATTGATCGAGCTAACACCTGCCAATTTATCCATTTTGAAAAACAATAAGGCCAAGGCGATCCGCTTCTCAACCTTAAATGCCCTCTGCCGCGAGTTGGATTGTCAGCCAGGTGATATTTTGGGCCTTCCAACTCTCCTACCTCCTCTTGGATCTTTAGATAAGCTAGTTAGACTGGATTGATATTTTTTAACCCCATCATTACCTGATAAGTAGATTCAAGCCATATTTATTTACTATTCTGGTGTTCTCCACTATTACGACTTAAATAATCTTCGACAACTTTTACTTTAAAATCATAGGAATATCGTTGAAAGTGACTACCGTTTTTGACCATGTAAAGAGGTTCTTTTCCATCATCTTGTTTTTTTGATATCAAGAAACATAAGTAATTTTAAGTAACTTTTATCGTTAACTCAGCAAAGAAAAGAAAAAAGACAAGGTCAATAAACCTTGTCTTTATAAGTATACCGGCGGCCGGGGTCGAACCGGCACGTCCGTGAGGACACTGGATTTTGAGTGCTACCAAGCACTTTTTAAAGATACCAAACCTTGATTTAACAAGGTTTGAGTTTTGGAAATCAACTTAAAAAACAAGTATTTTTTAGATTTTAGTGATTTTGGAGTGACAAATTTATTCGATAAATTTAAGTAATCAATTTCATTAAAAATACACCACAACCGTTTGATTTTATCCTAATAGTAGTAGTATTAATGATACTACAATTTTTAGTTTGAGGTAATTGATATATTCACTATTCTTAGTACTCAAAAACTAACTAATAATCTTTAATTTGTAATTTCAGAATTTTTTATGATGTAAAATTTTCACGCTTAAAATTTACTTATTCTTTCTTTGTCTCCTTATAACAAATACTAAAATTGAAATACCTAGTAAAGATAATATTATTGTACTTTTTTCACCTGTAGATGGTAATAACGCTTTAATTTTTGAAACTACTCTATTGTAAGGTGATTTCACAATTTTTGTTGGTTTATGATTAGAAGGCATTTTGGGTGTATAGGTGTTTTCAAAGCTTGTATCCTCATTCTCATATGTGACCTTAGCTTCCAGTTTTCCTTCATCGTCTTCAATAACTGTTACAGTTACAGTTATTGGAGTTGTATCATAAGTAATACCTGAAAGTTCTGTATTGGTTTCTTCAATGATATACTTATATGTTCCTGCTTTATCATAACTAATACTTGAGAAGTTTACGGAACCATCTGCTCCATTTTTAACTGTTTCCACTTTGTTGCCATCTTCACCACTTAAAGTAAATTCAAACTCACCCGATTTTAACTCTCGACCAGTTAGATTTTTTGTCACTGAAATTTTTGCTTGGGTACTTGTCGGTGTATAGGTGTTTGTTATATTTAATCCCGTAGGATCGTAAGAAACACGGTATCCTTTTGGAACATTAATCTCTTTGACAGTATACATAATTAAATCACTATTTTCATCATACTTAGGTAAATTTTCGAAACTATATGTATTGTCAGAATTAATTGAAGTTATTTTTCCTTCAACTGCAACGTCATTAGCATAGAGTTGCACTTGCAGGGTAGCGGGGCGGTTCTTTTTATTATCATTAACCCAAATTTTTGTTCCCTTCACAGAAATAGTTGAGGTATACTTGTTAGTAAATTCCGTTGTAGAGCCATAACTTGTTGCTCCCATGTAGACTCCATTTGCCTCTTTAGTAACTGTTACGGTTACTATAACCTCATTTGTATCATAGGTAAATCCCGGCTCCCTATCTTCAGGTGCTGGAATAACCTCTTTTATAATATAGTTGTATGTTCCAACCTGAGAATATTTAATAGCATCAAAAATTATTGTTCCATCAGCATTGTTTCCTTTAGTTTGAATTGGCTTAGATAAATCATCTTTATTATATAATTCAAAATGGAATTGATTTTCTGTGAGAACTGCATCTTTACCGATTAAATTTTTCTTAGTTTTTAATATTACATTTTCTGATTTACTTGAGGAGGCGTTCCCTGAACCACTCTCATCATTATAATTGGCATTTTTTGAAACAGTAGAAATATTTGATCCTGAAACACTTATTGTATTATCAAATGATTTCATTTCTCCAGACGTACTTCGATCAATTTTACTTGAATATCTTATATAATATGCATTTCCATAGTCTTTTCCGTTTATATTAGAAATATAACCCACTGAATCCGTAAAAGTCATCTGAGTCTTCTCTGAGTTAAAAATGACTTCACTTGCGTGATTCCCTATTACAGTTCTGGATTTTGCCTCTGTTTCATTATCAATTGGATCATCAGCTTTTATTTCAAGTCTATCTAATTTTAGGGATCCATCAATAAATGTTTGGTGTTGCCCTAAAGTATCTGAAATTACCATGTTTGTTATGGGTTTTTGTCCCGCATTAACAATAGCTACCCAATGAATTATATCAGGATCTACGTTATCTTTATAAGAATATTTTAGAATATTTTGATCTATACCAACTCCTGTACCCGGCTGGTAGGTAAATGCTATTGGAGTACCCCCAATTGTAGTATTAACTTTTTCCCCAGTAGTTAAAACGTTTTCATTTGCTACCAACTCAAAATTTAAATTCATCTTTTTATTTTCAGGAACTTTTGAAAACTGATCGGTAAATACAACACTCACACTATTTGGCTGAGTAGAAGCATTTACAGTAGCCACCCCCACAACATCGCCACCATCATTTGTGACGTTAAAAGGCGGAATAGCACCATAAAATCGTAATTCTTTGGGGATTGTTAAAGTTAAACTGTCACCAGAAAGAATTGTTTGTTCATCTGGAAAATCAAAACTTGAAGTTATAGAAAACCTTCTATATGGCTGTACTGTCTCATTAGTTGTTGTAGAATCTAATGGTTTTCCGCCATATATTACACTAGTATTATTTATATAATTCGTTATTTCTGAAGCATTTACTTGTTGAATGTTTTCCACACTTAATATAGATGTCATAGCCATTAATAGCAATGCAAATAGTTTATAAAAATTTCTCAATTTAAAGCCTCCCCAATCTTAATGTGTGCAGTTGCATTATTTATTATTAATAAAATTTCTTCACTAGATTCAGTACAGTAATTTTTTATCCACCTAAAAACTATAGTTTGAATAATTGAAACATAGACATCAAATAAATAATCTGTAGGTATCACCATTGATCTATTTAAGTTGACATAAAAACTTTCCTCTGAATAATTTTGAAATGTTGACTTTATGAATGCATTACTAATTTTATCAATATCTGGGTAATAATTTATTATATTAAAAAATAAATCTTTATTTGAAAATAAATAGTTTAGAACTTTCTTTGATGTTCCATTTTCAAAAATCGTATTATCGTTTAAAATTAAATTAATTTCATCTTGCATAAAAATAATTATTTGTAAATGCAAATCATTTGTTGATGAAAAATAATTATAAAATGTTCGTCGACTAATTCCACAAATTTCTATAATATCAGTAACTTTAATTTTTCTGTCAAATATTTCTGAAAGTAACTGACTATAAGCGATAAATATTTTGTTTTCCATACTTTCCCATTTTTTCATCTCTCCAAAACCCTATCCTTTAAAACAATTAATAATTTTTAGAATATTATAACAAAAATAATATTTAAAATATGCACAAAATCATCTTATTTGTAAATAGAGTTGAAAAATAGCTGATTAGTAAATTGATAGATATCTCAAAAATATTATTTACTTATTTATATTACCACCTAAGAAATAGCTAATTTTATTTTGATATAATCATCATAAAAAAAGACATAGTTCAGAAACTTTGTCTTTTTTATGTATAAAATAATATTCAGTAATTAGGAAGAAAATAGGTTCTGAGTTTTACTAATTTCGAAATATCTGATTGGATAGTTTAGAATGAAATATCAGAATATTACTTTTTATTAGTCACTAAAAATCATTAGATAACTGTTTTTTAATAATAGAACAATTTGCTCCTCTAATATCATAGTCCCTCCAATTTTAACTAATTTTGACTAATTCTTTGTTTGATAATTCATAAACAAAGTCAGCTTGATTTGCTACAGATTGTTCATGTGTCACAATAATTACTAACTTACCTTCATCATGAGCAATAGTTCTAAAAATATTGACAATATCATCAGTTGTTTTTTCATCAAGATTACCTGTTGGTTCATCTGCAATAATTATTTCATGGTTTGTTGCTAAAGCTCTAACAATAGCAACTCGTTGTTGCTGACCCCCTGATAACTTCAAAACAGGTTTGTCAATTAAATCTTTAGCTATTCCAACTTTTTCGAATAATTTTTCAATTGTCTCATCTTGACTTGATTTTCCTGAAATTTCTAGTGCTGTTTTTACATTTTCACGAGCAGTCATATAGGTTAGTAGATTATATGCTTGAAAGATAGTTGAAACCGAATTTTGTCTATATTTGGTTAATCCATTTTTTTCAATAGTTTCATTACCATACATTACACTACCCTCTTTTGGATTATCTAAACCAGATAACAGTGACAATAATGTAGTCTTACCACTACCTGATTGACCTAAAATAGCATAAACTTTCCCACTTGTAAATTCAACCGATAAATCTTTAAATAAATAATCTTCTTTATTTGTATACCAATAACTTAATTTTTCAGTTTTTAACAATATCTTTTCCTCCTAATTCGATGTTAAAATATCTTTGGGTTTCTGTTTTAATATCCCGATACTAGCAAGGCAAGTAGAAATAAATGAAATAATCAATGACATTCCACCAAGCTTGACAACATCTTGTGCCCCCATTGTAATATCTAAATCTTTTGTTACACCTTTAGGATTTGCTGTAGAACCCATACTGCCACTATTAATTCCATGACCAGGAGGTGTTCCATGACCAGGAGGTGTTCCTTGCCCAGGGGGTACATTCCCTTGCCTACTATTTGAACCTATTGGTTGCGTTTGTTGAGTTGTATTCTTTGAAATTAATTGATTTCCTAAGACATTTCCAACATAGTTACCTGCTAGGCTTGCTAAACTAAGTGATACTAATGTTACAATTAGTAATTCAGTGAAAAATTGTGCAATAATTTTAAATCGATTCTCACCCAAACTCATTAGTACACCAATTTCATATCGACGTTCACGAATACTTAACATAACAATTAAAGTCAAAATAATGGCTCCTGCAATTGAAACCAACAAGATAATATTTTGGGCAATTGAGGATATATTGTTTAGTGGCTGTAGCATTTGTTTATACATTTCTTCACTAGAAACTAAAGAGTACTTCTTAGAATTGATTTCTTTCTTCATGTTTTTCAACAAACTATTTAGTTTATCTGGATTTGAAACTGTATATGTGGCACTATCAATAGTATCTGTACTTCCTTTAAGGCTATTTACAGTCGCAATATTTGTATAGATATTATTCTGTGGATTACTGCTACTATTTTGAAGTTGAGCAGAATTTACGCTACTTGATGACTTATAAATACCAATAATTGTCAATTCTTGGGTAACAGTTTTATTATTTACTGTTTTTGTAATGCTGAATTTTCCACCAACTTCTAATTTATTTGAATCAGCAAGATCAGATGAAATAATTGCATAATTATTGGCTGTATCTGATGTAATACCAGTTCCTTTACTGATTTTATTAGTGGATGATTTAAATTCACTAACTTTTTCAGTATCTGAAACTCCTGTTATGGTAAAATCACCAGATTCCATCTGTGGACCTTTACTATCGGATGTACTTGTGTTATTATTTGCTGAAGTTGAGATAGCTTCAACTCCTTTAGAAGCATTTGCAGTTGTTGTGGTAGAAAAGAGATAACTTGATACTACGCTATTTTTTGCTAATTTTTTTGCAACTGAAGTTGGAATTGAAATAATCTTACTATTAATTATAGATGATCCGGAACTACTTGGTGGTTTCATTTGTGACATCATATAATCTCTATTTAATTGTAATGATATAGTTGAACCTGTTTCCTTCTTAGCATTTTCAACAGCGACACTTGATGCATTTTTTATTGTTATTCCAGCTAAAACAAATATCAATATTGCAGTGGTAACTAAAGTTAATAGTATTGATCGACCTTTTTTAGCTTTTGTTGCTAACCAAGCTCTCTTTAAAAAATTCATATTTTTCCTCCAATTTTTTAATTTGATTGAGTTTAACAAGGAAAACTTAATTTTTACTAAATTCATTATTTATCATCGAAAAAAATTAGGATTAAGATTAAAAATGTAAGTAAAAACCTCTCTTTCAGAAGTAAATACTAAAAGAGAGGTTTTTATATTAAATTATTTTAATTCTATTAGATACATTTCTTTCTTCTATTTATTTGGCATTAGTCCTCTTTCCAAATAACTATTAACTATCGCATATCAAAATTATTACTTTATGTAGAGACATTTCATTATTAATTTAAGAGCTTTCCGATTTCTTCTATAAGTGCAAATAATAAACCGCTAAAAGGAAATAATAACCACCAATATGAACGAAATAAGTCTAAAAGTTTATCAAACCGTTCTTCCTTTTTCTCATCCGCAATATTTTGAAACTCTTCATACTTGAAACTTTCAACACCCCAAGTATCTTCAAAATTTTTCCCAAAGAGTAGAAATTCTGTTGTTACACCAAAAACTTCACCAATTTGTTCAATCTTAGCTAAATCAGGTGTTACTTCTCCTCTTTCCCACTTAGATATTGCTTGTCTACTTATAAAAAGTTTCTCCGCAAGTTCATCTTGAGAAAAATGCTTTTCTTTTCTTAGTTTTACGAGTTGTTGTGAGAAAATTAGCTTCATTTGGTACCTTTCTTTACTACTATCTATGATGGATAAATAATAACATTTAATGCTTTATTGTTAAAGAACTTAATAATTGCAATGTGAAATTATAAGTAGCAAACCAAAACTATTAATTGCAAACACGAATTAATTATTTATAAACTACTTCAAATTCTTCACAGACTACTTCCATATCTTCTTGAAAGTCTTGATTAATTTTTTTCAGCTCATTAGTAAAGAATGTTTTATGTACCTCTCTCCAATAATCTAGTGATCTATCCCCTTCACCTTCTTTATATGCATGTTCACTACTAACTTGGTTAAATGGAATAACATTTACTTTAGTCGTTTTTGTGATACAAAGTGGATTATCTTGTGAGTCTAATATTATATTATAATCGTCAACTTTTGGTAAATCCTCTTGTTCAATGCCATAAAAAACATGTGCACTTGCTGTTGCCGTTTTCTTTCCCTCAACCACTAATCCACCTAACAAATCTGCATCAAAACCAAATTGCCAAGCATCATAGTGATTATTATTTATGTTTTTTTCAGACTTAAACTTTTGCCAGTAATCTTCAACTTTACTATTTTCCACAATTCCCTCCTATAGCTTAATCGATAGATTAGCTATATAATCTGAGCCAAACTGAGTTAAGCGATTTCTACTATCTTTTGATTCATAAAAGTCAATCATAGCAAAGCCATTTTTCAGCTGACCTTGAATTTGTTCTTCTAAAGTATGACTAAATTCATATCCAAATTCTGGGTCAATTGTTAGTTGACCTTCTTCTTCTAAAAGTCTTGAGTTGAAAGGAAGGCTATATTTTAATAATAATTCCTTCTCAGGTTGATCCCAAACCTCATCTCCGTCATACATATAAATCCATGGATTCATATATCCAATCATTAATAAACCACCTTTTCTTAAAACACGGTAGGCTTCTGAATACATATTATCTAAATTTTCGATATAGACATTTGAAACTGGGCAGAAAATAATATCAAAACTATTATCTTCAAAAGGGAATGGTTTGGTCATATCAGCCTGTACAGTTTTAATATGTAAATTTTCTCGTTTTGCTACTTCTACGTCTTTAGAGAGCTGAGATTCCGAAAAATCCATAATGGTAGTATCGTAACCATGCATAGCAAACATAGGTCCTTGCTGTCCACCACCACAAGCCAATCCTAATAAACGTTTACCTTTGGCTTTTTCAAACCAGCCTAACGGCACTAGTTTCCCAACTGTAAGAGCTACTTCAATTGGTTTATCTTTTAATGCTTGTAATTCTTCGTGACTGTATGGAATTGTATATGGGTTACCTTGTCTACTAGAAACCCTATCCCATCTTTCTTGATTATGATCAATATAAGCTTTCATTTTTTTCTCCTTGGGAGGTTAAACTAAAAGCAAACCTCCAACTTTATTTATTTTCATAATTTTACCTCCTTTCGTCAAATTACTATAATTATAGCACAGACTATTCGAATACCAAAAAATCCCTAAGAAATCTTTCTTAAGAATTTTAATAATCTACATTTTTATTGTTTACTAATTGGTACCCAAAGCTCCATTTCATAATTGGGATCATGAATATCATTTTCGGTATATACTTCAAAATCTGGTAACCCTGAATGTTTGTAGCCATTTTCTGGGAAAAATTCTTCAAGCAGATATTTCCATGCCTGATGAATGGAATCAGGGACTGATCCTTTAACTGGAACTACTGCATACTCAGTTTCTTTAACTTCTAAGATATCAAGTCCTAAATTTCTAGCTTTAGCGTCATACAAGACGTTATATCCTGCCATATAATTAATCTTATCATTTCCCTCATTCTCATAACAAACACCTAATGACTGACCATTTCCAAAACTTTCTAATTGATCAAAACTATATTTACTATATAATTCATCCCATGTACTTGGACATTGATTAGATTCAATGTTTTCTTTTAATATGCCAGCTACTTTGAAGGATGGTTTTGTTTCTATTTTAATATTCATTTGACTTCCTCCTATTACTTTTAAAGCTAATTTCATTTTAGAAAATAACTTATAGTTTTTCCCTTTTCGAACTTCTGAGGGTGAATTCTCATGAAACTTTTTAAAAGCAAAACTAAAAGCATCAGCTGAATCATAATTATATTTCAAAGCAATGTCAATTACTTTTTGATCAGTATTCAACAAATCATCTACAGCTAGTGTAAGTTTTCTATTTCTCAAGTATTCTGCCAATGTAATCTCTGAGAGAATTGAAAAAATTCTACTAAATAGAGGATATGAATAACCTGATATGTTTTGAAATTTTTTAAAATCAACTTCCGATGTAAGTGTACTTTCTAAATAGTCAATTGTTTTGTTAAATTGATGCATCATTTTTATCACCTCTCAAATAGGAGTTTATCAGATAAAGAGATTCAAAACCCAATAATTTTAGTACAAATAATAACTGTCAGCTGAATACTTTTTTTTGAATTAAGACTTCCTTATAACTATTTACCTTTTTTGTCTTTTATCAAGTCTATTATATATTTTAGATCAATATCCTCAGTTAAATGTTTTTGGGTCCAAGGTATTTCAATATCTGGTATCACCCCTTTATTAGTCATTCCTTTTCCTACATCGATAGAAAGGCTTCTAGATGTTGGATAAGTTAATATATAGTCTGCAAATTCAACACTAGAACAATTAGAGTAGTCTAGAATGCCCATTGTTGCTCTTCCCACAACCGTCACTTTAGGCATCCATTTCATCATTTCTACAAAATTTTCACCTGAAGAACCACAATAAACATCAGAAAGAAGAAATATTTGTTTAGGGCTGACTGAAATTCCTTTTAATTCTGGTAAAAACGAGGAAATATCACTTGGATATCTAACATATCCCTTTTCTTCATTAGTTATCAATTCTTCCTTAAAATTATTAATGAGATCCTTGGTTTCTTGACTAGTTGCAGGATCATTTAATTGTTCAGTGAACGATATTAATCTTTGTTCTGTATTAAAAGGTGTATAAAGGATTTCCATATCAAAGTCATCTACAATATTAAGATCATTAAATCCTTTACCCTCTGGTAAAGCATATTTAAACAATGGAAAATAGAGTGAATCACTTCCTCCTTGATTGTGACGAACATCTATGATCAAATATTTTGCTGAAGATAAAGCTTGTTCGCATTCTTTATATAATTGAGAGATCTTATCTTCTTCAAAAAAATTATCCATTCTCATATAAAAGATATCATTCTCAATCCATTTACTTTCAAACAATATTCGTTTCTTCTCATTACTAACTGGTTGGTATATGACTAATACTTCTTTGAAGTTGCGACATATGGTAATTTGTTTTGATTTTTTAACAAAATAGGACCAATCCATGTACCGTCTTTCCTCATTCGTTTGAACAAAAAATAATTTATGTTTTAAATAAAAGTCATATATTGATAGACCATCAATATATGTTATTTGATCACCTTTAAGCAAATTTGTTTCAGCATCTGAATCAATAACATATAGTAAACCATTATAATATTTTAATCTTAAAAAAGATAAATCAAGTTCCTTTTTTGAAATAGCGACATGTCCAATTATTCCAAAACTAGCTAAATATGATCGAACTAAGTAGTAGAATTCATCATCGGACATTTCTTCATTTATCTCATTTAGAAATAAATCTGGATTTTTTCCTTTTATGTCCTTTTTAGTAGAAGAATCATTTGTCATAATTCTTATGATTTCCTTAAAAATATCTATTTTTTTCATTTATCATCCTCAAATTTTATCTTTATTAATTATTACTACAAGTAATCATTGACAATACTGTAATAAGCAAAGTTGAAGCTGACTACAATTGATTAAGTAAAGTCTCTATTATTTCTTTTTCAATTCCGTTTTTGACTAATATTCTTTCAATCTCAGTCTCTGATACACCTTTTTGTTTAGATACTTGTATTGTTAATAGAATATGATCAATAATTTGTCGGATAAACTTTTCTCTTTCTTCCTGTGGCATTTTTAATACAGATTCAGCGTTTAATTTACTGTAATCTAAATCAGTTTTCCCTGTTAAGTAGTCGATACTTACATCAAAAAAGATGGCTAAATCAGTAATTTGTGAGATATTTGGTTCAATATATTCTTTCTCCCATTTTGTAATTGTAACTCGACTGACTCCAATTGCATTCCCAAGATCTTGTTGAGTAATCTTCTTTTCTTTACGAAGTTCTTTTAATCTCGTAGAAAATTTTGACATTATAAAACCACCTTCTAATAAAATGTTCTTTTTTTGAACTTTTTTTATTGACTTATGTCCATTTTAAATGTTAGAATGGATTTGTTCAATAATTGAACTTTATAAAGATTATAACAAAGAAAGAATTAAATTTCAATTTAATATCGAGGAAAATCATATTGATTACAAGTTAATCGCAAAACAGACAAGCAAATCAGTATCTACTATTAAGAAATGGCGTTTACGAATAGAAAAGCTTTCTGGATATAGTTTTAAGAAAGCTAAACATAAAGTTAGTCGCTATTCAACACAAGTCTTTTATGAGTTTACTGATGACGAAGTATCTAAGTTTATCGAAGTAAATCGTTTAGTTAATAAAACTAATAACTTAGATCAAGCTATCAAACAGGTTTGGGGTGACCTTGATACCCAGCTCGAACAAGATTCAATAGAAATGATTGCTGACTTGAGAAAAGACTTTCAAGCTTATCAAAAGAAAAGCTTGTTATTAATCCAATCACTTGGGAAACAGAATCATT encodes:
- a CDS encoding AraC family transcriptional regulator; this encodes MMHQFNKTIDYLESTLTSEVDFKKFQNISGYSYPLFSRIFSILSEITLAEYLRNRKLTLAVDDLLNTDQKVIDIALKYNYDSADAFSFAFKKFHENSPSEVRKGKNYKLFSKMKLALKVIGGSQMNIKIETKPSFKVAGILKENIESNQCPSTWDELYSKYSFDQLESFGNGQSLGVCYENEGNDKINYMAGYNVLYDAKARNLGLDILEVKETEYAVVPVKGSVPDSIHQAWKYLLEEFFPENGYKHSGLPDFEVYTENDIHDPNYEMELWVPISKQ
- a CDS encoding ASCH domain-containing protein, which encodes MENSKVEDYWQKFKSEKNINNNHYDAWQFGFDADLLGGLVVEGKKTATASAHVFYGIEQEDLPKVDDYNIILDSQDNPLCITKTTKVNVIPFNQVSSEHAYKEGEGDRSLDYWREVHKTFFTNELKKINQDFQEDMEVVCEEFEVVYK
- a CDS encoding class I SAM-dependent methyltransferase, translated to MKAYIDHNQERWDRVSSRQGNPYTIPYSHEELQALKDKPIEVALTVGKLVPLGWFEKAKGKRLLGLACGGGQQGPMFAMHGYDTTIMDFSESQLSKDVEVAKRENLHIKTVQADMTKPFPFEDNSFDIIFCPVSNVYIENLDNMYSEAYRVLRKGGLLMIGYMNPWIYMYDGDEVWDQPEKELLLKYSLPFNSRLLEEEGQLTIDPEFGYEFSHTLEEQIQGQLKNGFAMIDFYESKDSRNRLTQFGSDYIANLSIKL
- a CDS encoding helix-turn-helix domain-containing protein, whose amino-acid sequence is MSKFSTRLKELRKEKKITQQDLGNAIGVSRVTITKWEKEYIEPNISQITDLAIFFDVSIDYLTGKTDLDYSKLNAESVLKMPQEEREKFIRQIIDHILLTIQVSKQKGVSETEIERILVKNGIEKEIIETLLNQL
- a CDS encoding helix-turn-helix domain-containing protein gives rise to the protein MKLIFSQQLVKLRKEKHFSQDELAEKLFISRQAISKWERGEVTPDLAKIEQIGEVFGVTTEFLLFGKNFEDTWGVESFKYEEFQNIADEKKEERFDKLLDLFRSYWWLLFPFSGLLFALIEEIGKLLN
- a CDS encoding S41 family peptidase, which codes for MKKIDIFKEIIRIMTNDSSTKKDIKGKNPDLFLNEINEEMSDDEFYYLVRSYLASFGIIGHVAISKKELDLSFLRLKYYNGLLYVIDSDAETNLLKGDQITYIDGLSIYDFYLKHKLFFVQTNEERRYMDWSYFVKKSKQITICRNFKEVLVIYQPVSNEKKRILFESKWIENDIFYMRMDNFFEEDKISQLYKECEQALSSAKYLIIDVRHNQGGSDSLYFPLFKYALPEGKGFNDLNIVDDFDMEILYTPFNTEQRLISFTEQLNDPATSQETKDLINNFKEELITNEEKGYVRYPSDISSFLPELKGISVSPKQIFLLSDVYCGSSGENFVEMMKWMPKVTVVGRATMGILDYSNCSSVEFADYILTYPTSRSLSIDVGKGMTNKGVIPDIEIPWTQKHLTEDIDLKYIIDLIKDKKGK
- a CDS encoding ABC transporter permease, whose product is MNFLKRAWLATKAKKGRSILLTLVTTAILIFVLAGITIKNASSVAVENAKKETGSTISLQLNRDYMMSQMKPPSSSGSSIINSKIISIPTSVAKKLAKNSVVSSYLFSTTTTANASKGVEAISTSANNNTSTSDSKGPQMESGDFTITGVSDTEKVSEFKSSTNKISKGTGITSDTANNYAIISSDLADSNKLEVGGKFSITKTVNNKTVTQELTIIGIYKSSSSVNSAQLQNSSSNPQNNIYTNIATVNSLKGSTDTIDSATYTVSNPDKLNSLLKNMKKEINSKKYSLVSSEEMYKQMLQPLNNISSIAQNIILLVSIAGAIILTLIVMLSIRERRYEIGVLMSLGENRFKIIAQFFTELLIVTLVSLSLASLAGNYVGNVLGNQLISKNTTQQTQPIGSNSRQGNVPPGQGTPPGHGTPPGHGINSGSMGSTANPKGVTKDLDITMGAQDVVKLGGMSLIISFISTCLASIGILKQKPKDILTSN